A segment of the Nostoc sp. TCL26-01 genome:
CTCAAGAGTTGTACCCATACCGAGGCGCATTTTGAAAGCGTCGCGGCTGCGGTTGCGTTTAACTCGTTTGACATCGCCAGGAAGCCGCTTGACCACGGTTTTACCATCTTGGCGAACTTTCTCAACCCGTTTAACTTCCCTGACCTCATACTCAATCAGTGGTTTACCGTTTACCAGGAATGCTTCAAACGGATAAATCCGACTGAGTAGCCTAGCGCGTACCCGTAAGCCAAAACCAAACTGACTAAAAATGTGGTTGTAAGGTTTGAATGATTCATGATCAAGGATAGTTTGAATTTCACCCTCAAGCCGTTGCTCACTTAAAGCAATATCACACAACCAATCAGCATGAGTTCTAAGTATGGGGTTAATAGCAATACCGTAATGCTTGGCAGATGATGACTCATATTTTTTACTCATCATCTTCCAAGCTTGCGGTGAAACTTCAAGCTCTCTTTCGGCAAGCCAACCCCAAAGTGGTGGTATATTACCGACTTTAGTACTTTTAGATTTGACGTGAGCAACTTCTGGGAATTGACAAGCTAGTAATTGCCTGGCGTAGTTGATAATTGGGTTTTGGACACGATTTAGGTGTTCAAGCTGTTGGCACAGTTCCCGTAGTTGGTCAATTGGTTCGGGGCGGTGCATGAGAAAATACTTTTGATTGAGTTCTCCATTGATGGTGTGGTGTTCACCATCTAAAGGATAGGCAGCCATAGCGAGTGCATCAGCAGCGTCTGATTTGTTGGGCAGATTTTTACCACCACGGTAACGCCGCAATTCTATGTGACCAACCCACAAAATTTTTATTCCTAAGCTGTCAATTATCTTTGACCACAGACGAGAGTAATGATTACCTGTTGGCTCAAGAATAGCAATATCAGGTTTGTGTTCTTCAAGAAAGTTAGCAAATTCAAAAGCACTTTTTTGTTTTTTCTTGGTATCAGGATTACTATAAAAAACTGGATATAAACTTGATGCTTTATTCCTGGTTTTATCCCAATATCCCTTTAAACCTCCTTTTGGATATGATGATAAAATATGAATTGTGACACTAGATTTAGAGACATCAATCCCGATAACTTTTAATTCGATTGTCATGGTTCAGCTAACAATTTATGGGTGTAATAACAGTGAGGCAACACTGTTTACTGTGTTTAAAACCCAGTCTTGAGCGCACGAATCACCCTAACGCCACACATCAATTAAGCAGTGGCGCGATTCACTCCTAAACGAACTGGGGAACCCATCTACACTTGGGGATGCTGCGCTTGAATTGGGAAA
Coding sequences within it:
- a CDS encoding transposase, which codes for MTIELKVIGIDVSKSSVTIHILSSYPKGGLKGYWDKTRNKASSLYPVFYSNPDTKKKQKSAFEFANFLEEHKPDIAILEPTGNHYSRLWSKIIDSLGIKILWVGHIELRRYRGGKNLPNKSDAADALAMAAYPLDGEHHTINGELNQKYFLMHRPEPIDQLRELCQQLEHLNRVQNPIINYARQLLACQFPEVAHVKSKSTKVGNIPPLWGWLAERELEVSPQAWKMMSKKYESSSAKHYGIAINPILRTHADWLCDIALSEQRLEGEIQTILDHESFKPYNHIFSQFGFGLRVRARLLSRIYPFEAFLVNGKPLIEYEVREVKRVEKVRQDGKTVVKRLPGDVKRVKRNRSRDAFKMRLGMGTTLEQSGDELIEVTSGSALCRMSFWQYVLCQIETERLPDTNTAAAILEYRTKLKDFTDESGRQLLNGKHLQGKLMAKVANLLFNKLVEATTIVKTDS